In Curtobacterium sp. TC1, the following proteins share a genomic window:
- a CDS encoding LLM class flavin-dependent oxidoreductase yields MSGERFEFGIFTFGERTRRADGSAVAPRERLEEVLRWARTADQAGLDVVGVGEHHRSDFAISSPPVVLAAIARETARVQLTSTVTVLSSADPVRVFEDFATVDLLSDGRAEITAGRGAYLESFPLFGLDLERYDEYFEDRLDLLLALRRDEDVTWSGTTRAPLDSAPVHPRPVGDLPVWVAVGGTPQSVVRSGRLGLPTYLAVLGAPDRFAPLAELYRRSAAEAGPAALASARVGVTSHFHAAPTSQGARDEFHEPYAGYIGQNMPRVGRLDRPAFEAWAGPRGALVVGSPAEIVDKILWEHEVLGHERFLAQVGLGSVAQDATLRSIELLATEVAPAVRAALRHDGATSAVRA; encoded by the coding sequence ATGTCCGGAGAACGGTTCGAGTTCGGGATCTTCACGTTCGGTGAACGGACGCGCCGCGCCGACGGCTCCGCCGTCGCGCCACGCGAGCGGCTCGAGGAGGTGTTGCGGTGGGCGCGAACGGCCGACCAGGCCGGCCTCGACGTCGTGGGCGTCGGGGAGCACCACCGCTCCGACTTCGCGATCTCGTCACCGCCGGTGGTCCTCGCCGCGATCGCCCGCGAGACCGCCCGCGTGCAGCTGACGAGCACGGTCACCGTGCTGTCGAGCGCCGACCCGGTCCGGGTGTTCGAGGACTTCGCCACCGTCGACCTGCTGTCCGACGGGCGTGCCGAGATCACCGCCGGCCGCGGGGCCTACCTGGAGTCCTTCCCGCTCTTCGGACTCGACCTCGAGCGGTACGACGAGTACTTCGAGGACCGACTCGACCTGTTGTTGGCGCTTCGGCGGGACGAGGACGTCACCTGGTCCGGGACCACGCGGGCGCCGCTCGACAGTGCACCGGTGCACCCTCGACCCGTCGGCGACCTGCCGGTCTGGGTGGCGGTGGGCGGGACGCCGCAGTCCGTGGTCCGCTCCGGTCGCCTCGGGCTGCCCACCTACCTGGCCGTGCTCGGTGCGCCCGATCGGTTCGCACCGCTCGCCGAGCTGTACCGTCGGTCCGCAGCGGAGGCGGGTCCCGCAGCGCTCGCGTCCGCGCGTGTGGGCGTCACGAGCCACTTCCACGCAGCCCCGACCTCACAGGGCGCGCGCGACGAGTTCCACGAGCCGTACGCCGGGTACATCGGGCAGAACATGCCGAGGGTCGGACGCCTCGACCGGCCGGCATTCGAGGCGTGGGCGGGTCCGCGCGGCGCGCTCGTGGTCGGGAGCCCCGCGGAGATCGTCGACAAGATCCTGTGGGAGCACGAGGTCCTCGGGCACGAACGATTCCTCGCGCAGGTCGGGCTCGGATCGGTCGCGCAGGACGCCACACTCCGGTCGATCGAGTTGCTCGCGACCGAGGTCGCTCCGGCGGTCCGCGCAGCACTGCGGCACGACGGAGCGACCTCCGCCGTGCGTGCGTGA
- a CDS encoding NADPH-dependent F420 reductase: protein MSTVSIVGTGNMGSALAALFERSGAIVQTIAHSDFGTATIEGDVVVLAVPYPALAEIAASGRERLAGKTVVDITNPVDFSDFTPVAIEAGNAATELAALLQNSHVLKAFNTNFAATLTAGAVGDAPLTVLVAGEAAEAKQAFVELVAASGAQVLDAGDLSRATQLESVGYLQMGLAIGEQIAWTGGFTAVR from the coding sequence ATGAGCACCGTCAGCATCGTCGGTACCGGCAACATGGGCTCCGCACTCGCCGCACTCTTCGAGCGCAGCGGTGCCATCGTGCAGACCATCGCCCACAGCGACTTCGGCACCGCCACCATCGAGGGCGACGTCGTCGTGCTCGCCGTGCCGTACCCGGCCCTGGCCGAGATCGCCGCATCGGGCCGCGAGCGCCTCGCCGGCAAGACCGTCGTCGACATCACCAACCCGGTCGACTTCAGCGACTTCACGCCCGTCGCGATCGAGGCCGGCAACGCCGCGACCGAGCTCGCAGCACTGCTGCAGAACTCGCACGTCCTCAAGGCCTTCAACACCAACTTCGCCGCCACCCTGACCGCGGGTGCCGTCGGGGACGCTCCGCTCACGGTGCTCGTGGCCGGTGAGGCGGCCGAGGCGAAGCAGGCCTTCGTCGAGCTCGTCGCCGCCAGCGGTGCCCAGGTCCTGGACGCCGGCGACCTGAGCCGCGCCACGCAGCTCGAGTCCGTCGGCTACCTGCAGATGGGCCTCGCGATCGGCGAGCAGATCGCCTGGACCGGCGGCTTCACCGCGGTCCGCTGA
- a CDS encoding alpha/beta hydrolase: MSSNRTLKAVATGASLSGSDVVVLALHGYGSNERDLVGLLDALALDLPWASLRAPVDTPNGGAAWFPISTPGNPEAAPVLQATEMIWAWVDEHLAEGTCVLPIGFSQGGLMATQLLRTRPERVVAPVVLGGFVLGAVQEGDDELAAGRPRLFWGRGADDAVITADAVVRTTDWVERHVSAATHVYPGLAHGISAQEVADVRTFVRTVVASVG, from the coding sequence GTGTCATCAAACAGAACGCTCAAGGCGGTCGCCACCGGTGCGTCACTCTCGGGATCGGACGTGGTCGTCCTGGCCCTCCACGGCTACGGGTCGAACGAACGCGACCTGGTCGGTCTGCTCGACGCCCTCGCCCTCGACCTCCCGTGGGCCTCACTCCGTGCACCCGTCGACACGCCGAACGGGGGTGCGGCGTGGTTCCCGATCTCGACCCCCGGCAACCCCGAGGCCGCTCCCGTCCTGCAGGCGACCGAGATGATCTGGGCGTGGGTCGACGAGCACCTCGCTGAGGGCACCTGTGTGCTGCCGATCGGGTTCTCGCAGGGTGGTCTGATGGCGACGCAGCTGCTTCGCACGCGGCCCGAGCGCGTGGTCGCGCCGGTCGTGCTCGGCGGGTTCGTGCTCGGTGCCGTACAGGAGGGGGACGACGAACTCGCGGCGGGCCGACCCCGGCTGTTCTGGGGACGCGGCGCGGACGATGCGGTCATCACCGCCGACGCGGTCGTCCGCACGACCGACTGGGTCGAGCGGCACGTCTCGGCCGCGACGCACGTCTACCCGGGCCTCGCGCACGGCATCAGCGCGCAGGAGGTCGCCGACGTGCGGACCTTCGTGCGCACCGTCGTCGCATCCGTGGGCTGA
- a CDS encoding alpha/beta fold hydrolase — translation MESKAAIAAQARPAEDWTVISDDGTILACRTVGSGDPVVVVHGSLAVGAAWQHVAELLADQYRVTVFDRRGRGGSGDADDYSIEREIQDVRAVLAAVGDRPVLIGHSFGGAVAAEVARGAELGALVLYEPGLRLDGPVGGPTVGIMERALVDGDFERVLETGWREVVGVPDRAIRAAHASPTWGDQLALVDTWPRELRALDTLAVVPADFADIRVPTLVLRGTESAAWLRHSSEQIAGLIPAGSLVELEGQGHDAGAAAPGMVADSVRSFVEVSSKIRDPDAAASVVRLRSDTAWNGTRYESYPAGRPQLTVVRYSIPPHSSLPWHRHDAPNTAFVISGSITLQSIAGVEHVFRAGDAFAESVGDEHRGFTGDERAEIVCTYAGAAGVPLSVPTGRDTAGS, via the coding sequence ATGGAATCAAAAGCGGCAATCGCAGCGCAAGCCCGGCCTGCGGAAGATTGGACCGTCATCTCGGACGATGGCACGATCCTGGCCTGCCGGACGGTCGGTTCGGGAGACCCCGTCGTCGTGGTCCACGGAAGCTTGGCTGTGGGCGCTGCCTGGCAGCACGTCGCCGAACTCCTCGCCGACCAGTACCGCGTCACTGTCTTCGACAGGCGCGGTCGAGGGGGCAGCGGTGATGCGGATGACTACTCCATCGAGCGGGAGATCCAAGACGTCCGAGCCGTGCTCGCCGCAGTCGGCGATCGACCGGTTCTGATCGGTCACTCGTTCGGCGGCGCGGTCGCGGCCGAGGTGGCGCGGGGTGCCGAACTCGGAGCGCTCGTTCTCTACGAACCCGGTCTCCGACTGGATGGTCCGGTCGGTGGCCCCACGGTCGGCATCATGGAGCGCGCCCTCGTGGATGGTGACTTCGAGCGGGTGCTCGAGACCGGCTGGCGGGAGGTCGTTGGCGTTCCGGATCGCGCCATACGTGCGGCGCATGCGTCGCCCACGTGGGGCGACCAACTCGCGCTCGTCGACACGTGGCCCCGTGAACTCCGTGCACTCGACACGCTCGCCGTCGTTCCGGCGGACTTCGCCGACATCCGTGTCCCGACGCTGGTGCTGCGCGGTACCGAGAGCGCCGCATGGCTTCGCCACTCGAGCGAGCAGATTGCTGGCCTCATCCCCGCTGGATCGCTCGTCGAACTCGAAGGGCAGGGGCATGACGCCGGTGCCGCGGCGCCCGGAATGGTCGCGGACAGTGTTCGCTCCTTCGTCGAGGTCTCGAGCAAGATACGGGATCCGGATGCAGCGGCGAGTGTTGTCCGCCTCCGGAGTGACACCGCGTGGAACGGGACGCGGTACGAGTCGTACCCGGCGGGACGTCCGCAGCTCACGGTGGTGCGTTACAGCATCCCGCCGCACAGCTCGCTGCCGTGGCACCGGCACGACGCCCCGAACACGGCGTTCGTGATCTCGGGGTCGATCACGCTCCAGAGCATCGCCGGCGTGGAGCACGTCTTCCGCGCGGGAGACGCCTTCGCCGAGTCCGTCGGCGACGAACACCGAGGCTTCACAGGAGACGAACGTGCCGAGATCGTCTGCACGTACGCCGGCGCGGCGGGGGTCCCACTGTCCGTCCCGACCGGACGGGACACTGCAGGTAGTTGA